GACTCAAAGCGCCACATCCCGTTCTTGTAAGTCCGGAAGAAAGTAAAGCGGGTAGAATCCTCCTTGTTGTCTTTGTATAGGTCTGAGATGCTGACGCTCTGAAAAGAAGGGAAAGGCAGCTtaggcaaggagggaggaggaagataaTCCAGTATGGAAAAGAACAGCCCTCTGCTGGCTTCCTGGGGGGCAAGAAGATGCCTGGCCTGACTTCACTTTGGCCCTAGAGAGAGACAGAATTCCCAAAGAAGCCAGGCAAAGAACCTGGGCCAGCAGTGTCAGATTCCCCTGACACAGGATACTAGGAGCCTTCCTCGAGTCCTTGCAGGTCTGACTCCCTTTTCATCTGAGGCGGAGCTACATGGCATGGGGCGTGGGGAGAGATGATCTCAGGGGATTCTTCCATTGGGTGGTTTCCCAGAGTTGGACCCTGGGGaaggtgggttttggggaggacaGAGACCTCAGTGGGCTCTGCCCATAAAGTCCACtatcaaaagctgccattttctccagggaaactgatctctgtagcctggaggtcagttgtatttcctggagatctccagactccaccagGCTGACAACCCAAGTAGTTTCTCACAACATTCTCCCACTAGTGGAGGAGACTGAGGAGAAGAAATAAATCACTGGAGGGGCTGGGATGGGTTAAAATAAAACAAGTAAATTTAGTGGGCATGCACTGACAGTTTGAGAAGGAGAGGCCCACTTCCTTTGTGCCAATGTGCCCAAAACTTCCACTGCAATTCTCAGGGCCAACCTAGACGAAAAACTAGGAGAGCCATGAATAGAGGTAGGGCCGTAGGAGCTGGAAAAGACATTGTGTGGGGTCCTGGGCAGCTGAGTTCAGTAGTCCTGCCTGCAAAGGCTGAGACTGGCATGGGATGAAGGAGGCTTCCTAAGAGCTGGAGGTAACCTATGAGGGATTATCACCACATTACGCACATCTTCATTGATTCTTACTAGAGGCTTGCAACCAATGTTTGGACAGGTACATTCAAACatacagcccccccccacttacccaCATGTCAACCCCCCCCTCCAAACAATGATCTGAATGAGACTCTGTCCTGCATCTCTGGCCACCCACCCTCATGATGCCTACTCAGTCActtgcttttctctctttcttgcttTCTCGCCCATGTCCTCTCTGCCACTCTTCCACGTGTCCTTGTTTACCTTTAGTGGTATTTCGTTCTGTCCAGGATGGAAGAGCAAAGCACTGCTgtccctctcccctttttttgTTGCAAAGAAACCCTTTGTCATTTGTGTCACTGCGAGCTCAGCAAACAGCAAGTGGCCTCTCTGCAATGAGAGCTGCAAGTCTGGAAGGCTGGATGACTGGAGAAGGGGGCAGAGACACGGGcagcttttcttccttttccctccTGGACAGAGTGCAATGTTTGAACTCCATGGGACCAGGTGCACAGACATATGATTGGGCTACAAGCATCACACACAGTTTCCCTGTCTCTGGCTCCACCGTCCAAGACTGAGCCATGTGCGGTTCACAGAGTGACTTCAGTCCTGCCAGAAAAATATAGTACAAGATGGTGGTGATGAACTGAGCCTCCTTACCTCAAGCTGGAGCACAGGCTGGGTACTGAAGGAGCTGGCCAGGCACTGACTCCCGTCCTGAATGCTCAGGATGATGGGGAACCTCTCACGGTTAAAGTTACGGTTAGGAATCCAGTAAATCTTctctgggatggggaggggagagaaggaaaagagagtCAGTCAGCATCCTGAGGATATGCCAGATGTAAAGACAGAGGCATGAAAGCATTCACAGAGGCCAAGCTGATGTGTGAgtagaaaaaaagagaagcaggGTTTGGTCTCGGGTTGCCTCCTCCTGGGGCTGGAGAGCGGCTTCTGTGAGGGCTCCCAGTCTTACATCCCGTAGGTAACTTGCCGCTTCCAACTCAGGAGGCAATTTGAGAAAAGGAGAGAAGCTTAGGTGAGCTGGCAAATGTTCCCAATTTTTCCTCAGTTACTTTATGCTAACCGACGAAAACCAACCATGGAATGCCAGTGGGCCCAGGACAGGACTGGAAGCAGGGCAAAGAGGCAGAAAGCAGCAAGGAGGTGGGAGCTGAATTACTGAGGGGGGGTACTTCCTGCCCATTGGCATGGAGATACAACGaacttttgagagagagagaaagatcacCCCTCCATGCACGAACTAGTTTCCATGGTGGCAGACCCTTTTCCTTCGGCCATGGCTCATTGCAGGATCCAGCTACCACTGGCTTGTCTGAAAAAAGGTTTACGACAAAAATAATTGCTGCCAGAGGAGGACCTGCAGCCCCCATGCGTGTTCTGTGGTAGGCACAAGAATCAACAGGGCAGCATcaatgaagaaggaaaaaaaatggccATGCGAACAATTGTACAAAGATGTACAGTCCTCTTAAGATGTCTTCCATGCTCAGCATCGGACCCAACTCCTGGCTGCTATTACTGCTGTGTaggaggaaggcacaggaggAAGCTTTTCCTACACTGCTGTGTAGGAGGAAGGCAACCACAACCTCCACAGTCTGAATGAGATCCATCCCACAGAGATTTCTTGTCCCTTCTGTTTATCAACAAGAAAGTAAGATGCTGTACAGAGCACAGACTCACCTTCCAGGGCAGAATTGGGACCTTGTAAGTATCCAGCTACCAGCTCATCATTCTGTAGGTAAAGGGATTTTTGATTGACATCCCAAATTCTGAAACATCAAAGCTTGagttaaaaatggggggggggggaatctcctgAGCTGTCATCAGCTTTAAATTTGCCAGCATTATTCAGATATAAACACTCCTTTCCCTCACACAAGCATACAAGGAGGACGTGCCTGTGTCTTGTACTTGATCAATCAATATGCAGATTTTACAGGCGCCATCTGCCACTTACAATTTCAACATTGTGAGTACCAAATCTACACCAAGTCTAACAAGGCAGCTCAGGGGTCAAGTAcaactttgcatgtagaagattcTTGCTTCAATCTCTTGCATCTCTACTTTTTTCAAAAGAATCCTTGGTAGCATCTATTGGAAAATACCCCTTTGTCTTCCCCCAATTTTACTGGCATCTTTACAATCTAACAACATCACATTCACCAGAGCAAAAAGCCAAACTGCTGTGAACAAGAACATGATTATTCTTAATGGATATAAAATACTCTTTGAAGCACTTGGCTGTTGTCCATCCACCTTTCTGAAGGGCCCCCTTTTGATGTATCCTCACTGGCTctgataatatttatttattaagaccGGAAGCTTGACTGGTCTGAAGAACTCAGAGTGGATGATGACATCATACTGCAAAACACGGCTCATCAATGAAGGTTTGGCTCATCTGTCAAATACTCAAGGTTTGAACTTCAGTGTTTGTCATTTTGGTATTCATTTCCTGGAGGCTAAATCCCCAGGACAGAGAAGATCATGTGGGCAGAATGATTTTCGCCCAACCCAATTATCACCTGCAAAAGAGCATGTTTTTGTCTCGGAAGAATCATCAGCTTCTCAGTTTTATCTCCCCCTGTGATGCTATGCTACACAAACAGTTTGCAAGGTAACCAGCAATACTTACCGGGACCTGAAGACCATTGCTTGGGCGCCTGGCACTGCACAGACCTTATCTCCAtctaaacagaaaacagaaatgaGGAAGAGGACGACGTTACTCAGTGGGGATTTGTGAGACTTCATGATGAATAAGGGTGGATCAGGCAGCTCTCCTTTCTCAGCATGGCCCTGTCTTTTTATAGATCAGCCACATGATTGGAATGTACATCATTACCAAGCACAGTTATTAATTCCGTGGCTGTGATACAAGCTCCAAAATTTCCAATTGCTCCTTTACGTGTTGCAATCTGTGTCGCAACTTTAGATGTTGAAACTTCCCCAAAAGGACAGCTTACGTTCCTGTGGCTGCATGCAGACAAGGGAACCTCAAAAGGCAAGCATAGTTAACAACAAAATATCAATTCTAGCCAGGGAGGATAGAATTTCTAAAGACTAGACGCTTCCCTTGTAAAAGGTAAGTAGAGACCCAATCACTGGACAGGTGCCGTAGCCTGAAACTCTTTCTAGCAGTGTAAAACAATGACCTTCAGTGTAACCGCTGATCTGTTTTCCCACTGGAAGCTTCAACCTTCTACCTCAGCTACCAGGAAGAGTTTCCAAACCATCTGGTTGTGGCACTACCATTTACACGATGGAGTGAGCAGATTCACAACAAAAAGGATTTAGATAAGCAAAGTTAAAAGAACTGAGCTGTGGTTTCCCAACAGCAACATCCTACCCATACTAGCTGGCAGCTCCTGTCTGCAAGTCACATATTGTTCCGATTCTTCAACtcggactagatggtctgtgagCCTCACCCGGCTATTTATGGCGCAACCTGAACAGTTAAGGGAGGAGCTGCCAAACCTAGGAGGGTTTGTCAATAGAACGCATCATTACAAAAGAGGCAAAGAATGTTTTGGGGAGAGAGTTCCCCAACATTCTTCCAAAAGTTCTTCCCTACCACCCAGAAGTGAGGTCAATGGGAAGGCCTGTCGAGGTCTCTTTAGCAATGCCAAAGCACCCCCAAAAGGCCAAATGTTCAGCCCCACAGCTGGGTATGTGGTGATTTCACAAAACAGAAAGAGCTCAAGCTCAGAAACAGAGTGTGCACTTGGCATGGAAAGGCACCTGGCTCAGCACCATGGCTGAGAAGACCCTTTCTTGGATTGCCAACATCTAGTCTCACATAATGCAGCACCTgaagcaggacctccaaagatgaccagaggggttgggtaggttcatatgagagtaggagatccttaaggtatgctggccacAGGCCATAtaagctttaaaggtcaataccagcacctttaattgggcctggaagcaaattggatgGAAGCAAATTGAACACGCCCCAGCCACGGACAGCCTAGGCAAGCcatatctcatcagatctcataagctaagcagggttggcttttgttagtaattagatgagggatctccaatgaagaccaggttgcagaggcagacaatggcaaacgatctctgtgttagtctcttgcttcgaaaacctcagcaggtgttgccataagtcagctaggacttgaaggcattttccaccaccaaatTGTACATGGAACTAGACTGGAGTGATACAGTCCCTATGATCCACTTGAGTCaatattctggccacagcattctgtaccaactgtaacttctggacaatcttcaagggcagctcctcatagagtgtgttgcagtaatctaatctagatgttatcagagcatgcaccacagtggcaagatctttcccacccaggaagggttgcagctggctcaccagccaaaaccggagaaaggcacccctggccactgctgccatcCAACAGATAGTGTGGGTCCAGCAACACCCACAAGATAGGAACCTGCTCTtttgggggagtgcaaccccatccagaacaggagacaccCCAGTTTCCGAGTCAGATCTTCTCTCCACCAGTagcattagggctgccagtccctagCCCCTAGCCCCTGACCCCACCTCTGCTCACCTAGCCAGGGGGACACCTGGAGGGGAGGCATGTGCATGAAGTGTAAGCTACAAGTCACGCTGGGGGGCAATTTTTAGCGAATCTCCCTCTGATGCAACTCGTAGCTTCCATGTCATGCCACTGTGATGGGTTGGCATGGGATGTAAATATCTGctgccccctgcccctcctcccacccccttccAGTTTCACCCCTGGAGAATGTGGCAACCCAAAGTAGCACCTTTGCAAGGTCAGAACTAAGTTTCTGCTTGTTAGcccccatccatc
Above is a genomic segment from Eublepharis macularius isolate TG4126 chromosome 14, MPM_Emac_v1.0, whole genome shotgun sequence containing:
- the LOC129342229 gene encoding interleukin-1 receptor antagonist protein-like isoform X1 — encoded protein: MDGDKVCAVPGAQAMVFRSRIWDVNQKSLYLQNDELVAGYLQGPNSALEEKIYWIPNRNFNRERFPIILSIQDGSQCLASSFSTQPVLQLESVSISDLYKDNKEDSTRFTFFRTYKNGMWRFESAAYPGWFLCTSSRSNEPVGLVQNPGSSHIIDFYFQSC
- the LOC129342229 gene encoding interleukin-1 receptor antagonist protein-like isoform X2: MVFRSRIWDVNQKSLYLQNDELVAGYLQGPNSALEEKIYWIPNRNFNRERFPIILSIQDGSQCLASSFSTQPVLQLESVSISDLYKDNKEDSTRFTFFRTYKNGMWRFESAAYPGWFLCTSSRSNEPVGLVQNPGSSHIIDFYFQSC